In Glandiceps talaboti chromosome 14, keGlaTala1.1, whole genome shotgun sequence, a single genomic region encodes these proteins:
- the LOC144445811 gene encoding rRNA-processing protein UTP23 homolog, producing the protein MKIKRYKHARRNLNFYRHNFSFREPHQILMDGTFTRAALQYKINIKEQLPKYIGGDVQLLTTQCCIHEAESLGSAAYGAMLILKRFKPRMCGHKNSPVTAKECLLSMVGKDNSNRYFIATQDPELTKRVQHIAGVPLLYINFNAIVLEKPSINSTKAAEAIIDAKVKPSEQEKETIDKLKKAAGIEEPVKRKKRKRKGGPNPLSCKKKKVKHNPEDGRKTEGKRKRKRHKRVHIGGHVKQDST; encoded by the exons ATGAAAATCAAACGTTACAAACACGCTAGGAGGAACCTTAATTTCTATCGTCATAATTTTAGCTTTCGAGAACCACATCAAATTTTGATGGATGGGACATTTACTAGGGCAGCTTTGCAgtacaaaattaatatcaaagaaCAGCTACCCAAGTATATTGGTGGTGACGTACAG ctCTTGACAACTCAATGTTGTATACACGAGGCAGAATCACTGGGTAGTGCTGCATACGGAGCAATGTTGATTCTGAAGAGATTTAAACCCAGAATGTGTGGTCATAAAAATAGCCCAGTAACAGCCAAGGAGTGTCTGCTTAGTATGGTTGGCAAAGATAACAGCAATAGATACTTCATTGCAACACAG GACCCAGAGTTGACTAAGAGAGTACAACACATTGCTGGTGTACCTTTACTGTACATCAACTTTAATGCGATAGTCCTAGAGAAGCCATCTATCAACAGCACAAAGGCTGCCGAGGCTATAATCGACGCCAAAGTGAAACCATCAGAGCAAGAAAAGGAGACAATCGATAAACTGAAAAAAGCAGCGGGGATAGAGGAACCAGTAAAACGGAAAAAGAGGAAAAGAAAAGGGGGACCTAATCCTCTGTCTTGTAAGAAAAAGAAAGTTAAGCACAATCCAGAGGATGGTCGGAAAACAGAAGGGAAAAGGAAAAGGAAGCGACATAAAAGAGTTCACATTGGTGGACATGTTAAACAGGATAGTACTTAG